TCGGACTCGGGCAGCGCGCCGGCCTCGCCCTCGCGCAGCAGGGCGAGCTGGCGCTCGAAGGTCTGGACCGCGGCCTCCCCGACCCCGGCCTCCCGCAGCTTCTCGGCGGCGCTCATCGGCGCCGGAACCTACCCGCCGGCGCCGGGGTAGGAGCGTTGCTCGTCGGTGATGTCGTCGATCCGGACGCCCAGCGAGACGAGCTTGAGGCGCGCGACCTCGCGGTCCAGGACCTCCGGGACCGGCTGGACGCCGGACTCGAGCTCGCCCGCACAGCGCACGAGGTGCTCGACCGCCAGCGCCTGCAGCGCGAACGAGATGTCCATGACCGACGCCGGGTGGCCCTGGCCCGCGGCGAGGTTCACGACCCGCCCCTGGGCCAGGAGGTTGAGTCGTCGGCCGCCGACTTCGTGCTGGGTGACCAGCGGCAGGACCTGCTCGCCGGCGCCCAGCGCGGCGAGGTCGATCTCCACGTCGAAGTGGCCCGCGTTGGCGAGGATCGCGCCGTCCTTCATCCGCGCGAAGTGCTCGGCGCGCAGGACGCCCCGGCTGCCCGTCACGGTGATGAAGACGTCGCCGCGCTCGGCGGCCTCCAGCGCCGGCAGGACGTCGAAGCCCTCCATCCGCGCGTCGAGCGCGCGGACCGGGTCGACCTCGCAGACGAGGACCTGCGCCCCCGCCCCGCGGGCGCGCGCGGCGATGCCGCGGCCCGTCGTGCCGTAGCCCAGCACGACGACCGTCCGCCCCGGCCACAGGAGGTTCGTGGCGCGCAGGATGCCGTCGAGCACGGACTGCCCCGTGCCGTGGTGGTCGTTGAAGACGCGCTCCGAGCGCGCCTCGTTGACCGCCAACACCGGGCAGCGCAGCGCCGCGCGGCGCAGCAGCGACAGGCCGGTCGTGGTCTCCTCGGTCCCGCCGAGGAAGCCGTCGGGCAGGTCGCCAGCGACGTGGAGGCCGAGCACGAGGTCGGCGCCGTCGTCGAGCGTCACCCGCGGGGCGGTCGCCAGCACCTCGGCGATCCCCGCCGCCGGGTCCTGGCCCCGGGTGGCGTGGACGTCGCAGCCGTCGGCCCGCAGCGCCGCGACGACGTCGTCCTGCGTGGACAGCGGGTTGGGGGCGCACAGGCTGACGCGCGCCCCGCCCGCCGTCAGGGCCTGCACGAGGTTGGCCGTCTCGGCCGTCACGTGCAGGCAGGCGCCGACCGTCACCCCCTCGAGGGGACGGTCGGCGCCGAAGCGGTCGCGGATCGAGCGCAGGACGGGCATCTGCCCGCCCGCCCACGCGATCCGCGCGGAGCCCTGACTAGTAGCGATAGTGGTCGGGCTTGTACGGGCCCTCGACCGGGACGCCGATGTAGGCGGCCTGGTCCTCGCGCAGCGTCGTGAGCTTGGCGCCGAGGGCGTCGAGGTGCAGGCGGGCGACCTTCTCGTCCAGGTGCTTCGGGAGCACGTAGACCTGCTTCTCGTACTCGTCGTTCTTCGTGAACAGCTCGATCTGGGCGATCGTCTGGTTCGTGAAGGAGTTCGACATCACGAACGACGGGTGGCCCGTCGCGTTGCCGAGGTTCAGCAGGCGGCCCTCGGACAGCAGGATGATCGCCTTGCCGTCCTCGAAGCGGTAGAGGTCGACCTGCGGCTTGACGTTCTCGCGCGTGGCGATCTTCTGCAGGCCGGCCACGTCGATCTCGTTGTCGAAGTGGCCGATGTTCCCGACGATGGCCTGGTGCTTCATCCGGGCCATGTCGGCGGCCATGATGATGTCCTTGTTGCCGGTCGTCGTGATGAAGACGTCGGCGGTCTCGACGACCTCGTCGAGCGTCTTGACGTCGTAGCCCTCCATGCAGGCCTGCAGCGCGCAGATCGGGTCGATCTCGGTGATCGTCACGCGGGCGCCCTGGGCGCGCAGCGAGGCGGCCGAGCCCTTGCCGACGTCGCCGAAGCCGCAGACGACGGCGTGCTTGCCGGCGAGCATGACGTCGGTCGCGCGGAAGATGCCGTCGACCAGCGAGTGGCGGCAGCCGTAGAGGTTGTCGAACTTCGACTTGGTGACCGAGTCGTTGACGTTGATCGCCGGGAAGAGGAGCTCGCCCTGCTTGGCCAGCTCGTACAGGCGGTGCACGCCGGTGGTGGTCTCCTCGGTCACGCCGAGGATCTCCTTGCCGATCTCGGTCCAGCGCTGCGGGTCCTCCTGCAGCGAGCGCTGCAGCAGCGAGAGGAAGACCTGGAACTCCTCGGACTCGGCGCCCGCCGGGTCCGGCACGGCGCCGGCCTTCTCGAACTCGGTGCCCTTGTGGACGAGCATCGTGGCGTCGCCACCGTCGTCGAGGATCATGTTCGGGCCCTTGCCGTCGGGCCACCGGAGCATCTGCTCGGTGCACCACCAGTACTCCTCGAGCGTCTCGCCCTTCCAGGCGAAGACCGGGATGCCGGCGGCGGCGATGGCGGCCGCGGCGTGGTCCTGGGTCGAGAAGATGTTGCAGGACGCCCAGCGGACCTCGGCGCCGAGGGCGACGAGCGTCTCGATGAGGACGGCGGTCTGGATCGTCATGTGCAGCGAGCCGCTGATGCGGGCGCCCTTGAGGGGCTGCGCGTCGGCGTACTCGCGGCGGACGGACATGAGGCCGGGCATCTCGTGCTCGGCGAGGGTGATCTCCTGGCGACCGAAGTCGGCCAGGGAGATGTCGGCGACCTTGTAGTCGGTCGTCTCGATGGCGCTCATGCGCTGGTCTCCTTGACGGTGGTGTGCTGGGTCTGCCCGACCGCCGCGAGGAGGCGCTGGTGGCGGACCTGCTCCCAGGCCAGCCAGTCGTCCGCTGCGACGTCGGCGGGACGCTCCGGGCGTGCCTCGAACCACGCCTCCACCGCGTCCTCCAGCTCGGAGTCGCGGCGCAGGCGTAGCGCGAAGCCCATCTCCCCGAGGCCGACGTCGTGCTCCTGGAGCAGCATGCGCAGGGTGCGCAGCCGCTGGAGCTCCTCGGCGCCGTAGAGGCGGTAGCCCGCCTCCGAGCGCCGAGGATCGACGAGGCCGATGCGCTCGATGTAGCGCAGCATGCGCGGCGACCACCCGGTCGTCTCGGCAGCCTCGTGGATGGTCAGGGCGTCCACTGGGGACAAACCCTAACACAGTTGTGTCAAGGTTCCCGCATCTTCGGCGGGCGGCGCGCCTACCCGCCGGCGGCCGTGATGACGGTCTTGCGCCCCTTGCCCTGGCGCTCGTAGAGCAGGACGGCGGCCTTCGTGGCGTCGTCGGCGTCGCGGACCCGGGCGACGACCGCGCTCGCGCTCATGCCGTCGTAGTCGGGCCACGGCGCGTCGACCGTGATGCTCGGGCCCGCGTCGTCCTCGGGGCCGAACGAGGCGACCTCGGTGACGCCGGTGTCGACGTGGCGGGGGGCGAACTCCGGCGTCGCCTCGAGGTCGGGCGTCGCGGGGGCGGTGTCGGGACGGCCGATCGGCGTGCCCGCGGGCGGGTTGCGCTTCTGGCTGACCTCCTGGGCGCGCCGCGGGCGGGGCGCGGGGGCCGGCGTCGGCGGGGCGTCGCGCACGGCCTCACTGGCGGGCGGTGTGGCGGTCGCGGTGCCGTTGGCCTGCTGGGCGCCGCCGTCCCCGTGGCCGCCGACCGGCAGGCGATCCGCCAGCTGGTCGAAGGCGGTCCGCCCGAGGCTCACGCCGGTGCGCAGGGCGAACTTCGCGATGTCGAGGGGGATGCGGGCCAGTGGGGACATGCGAGGGAGCCTGCCCGGCTGCTCCAGGCCCGAAAAGTGCGATCGGACACGCTGCCGCGCTCAGCCGCGGCGCACGACCTCGCAGTTGCGGACCCGGTCGTCCTTGTCGACGATCGCGCGGTCCTTGCCGGTGCCGCAGTCGATCGTGTCGCGGCCGTCGGCGGCCGCGCGGACCTCGTCGTCGCCGGGCCCGGCCTCGACGCGGTCCTTGCCCGCGCCCGTGCGGATCGTGTCGGCACCGAGGCCCCCGCGCAGCAGGTCGTCGCCGGCGTCGCCCTGGACGTAGTCGTCGCCCGCGCCGCCCTCGACGACGTCGGGCCCGCCCCCGCCGTACATCGTGTCGTCGCCCTCGCCGCCGCGCAGGAGGTCGGGGGCCGCCGTGCCGGGCCGCTGGTCGCCCCAGACGACGTCCTCCTCCCCGCCGCCGACGAGCACGTCGCCGCCGGCGCCGCCGAGGAGCTTGTCGCGGCGCGCGCCGCCGGCGCGGGCCTCGCCGCCGTCGGCGGTCAGGACCGTCGTGCCCTGCGCGGGGTCGGCCTCCGGGCGGTCCTGGACCTGGGTGCTCTCGCAGCCGGTCGCCTGGCGGGCCTTCGCGCGGCCCTCCTTGCCGGGCGCCACGACGAGGACGTCGGCGCCGGGACCGCAGTCGATGGCCCGGTCGGTCCCCGCGTCGAGGACGACGACCACGTCGTTGCCCGCGCCGCCGCTGAGCTCGTCGCCCGCGGTGCCGCCGACCAGGCGGTCGTCGCCGTCGCCGCCGCGCAGGACGTCGTTGCCCGAGCCGCCGTCGAGCTGGTCGTTGCCCGGGCCACCGTCGAGCAGGTCCGGCGCGTAGTCGCCGGTGAGGACGTCCTGGCCCGACCCGCCGCGCAGCTCGTCGTGGCCGAAGCCGCCCAGCAGCTGGTCGTCGCCCGCGCCGCCCGAGGCCTTGTCGTCGCCCGAGGCGCCGGTGATCGCGTCGTCGCCCGCGCCGCCGTCGAGGCGGTCCGAGCCGGTCTCGCCGAGCAGCGTGTCGTCGCCCGCGGCGCCGGTGAGGCGGTCGGGCGCCTCCTGGCCGCGCAGCACGTCGGTGCCGGCGCCGCCGTCGATGCGGTCCTCGCCGACGCCGCCGAGCACGCGGTCGCTGCCGCCGCGGCCGGAGAGGCGGTCGGCGCCGCGGCCGCCGTTGAGGCGGTCGGGGCCGGGGCCGCCGCGCAGGACGTCGTTCTTCGTGGAGCCGTGGCGGACGACCGAGGAGCGCGTGAGCCTGACCGGCGGCGGGACCGGGCGGGCGGTGAAGGTGATGCCCGAGGTGACGGCGGTCGGCGACGAGGCGGCGGTCAGCGGCGGCGGCGCGGCGTAGCGCTGGCGGACCGCGGCCGCCGAGCAGCCGCGCACCTTGTCGACCGTGTCGCCGGCCGCGAGGTCGGCCTTCGCGTCGCACACGAGGGTGTCGGCGGCGCCGTCGTAGGCCGACAGCGCGTCGCCGCCGGCCCCGCCGTCGAGGACGTCGGCGCCGACGCCGCCGATGAGCGCGTCGTCGCCGGGGCCGCCCTGGAGCGCGTCGTTGCCGGGGCCGCCCGAGAGGACGTCGACGCCCGCGCCGCCGGTGAGGCGGTCCGCACCCGAGCCGCCCTCGACCTCCTCGGTGTCGACGAGGTCGCCCTCGCCGGGCTCGCCGTCGCCGGCCTCGCCGTCGATCGTCACGGTGACCGGGCCGCTGCGGGCCGCGTAGGAGGTGCGGTCCTCGCCGTCGCCGCCGCGCAGGACGTCGGGGCCGCCCTGGCCGTCGAGGACGTCGTCGCCGGGACCACCGTCGAGGACCTCGCCGCCGTCGGTGCCGGTGAGGCGGTCGCCGAAGCGCGAGCCGACGAGCTGGTCGACCACGACGCCCTTGACGTCGAACCACGGCGCATCGTCGACGGTGTCGTCGCCGCCGAGGACCGGGGAGGTCACCGCGGCGGGCGCGAGGGAGAGCTCGAGCGTGTCGAAGCCCGGGCCGCCGGCGAAGGCCCGCGGCGGGGTCGCCGCGACGACGCGGTCGTCGCCGTTGCCGCCGAGGACCTTCTCGACGTCGTCCTGGACGTCGTCGTCCTCGCCGGGCTCGCCGTCGCCGCCGGCCACCCCGAGCGTGACGGTGACGCCGGCGCCGCGGGCGCGGAAGTCGGCGAGGTCGTTGTCCCCGGCGCCGCCGGCGAGCGCGTCGGGGCCGGCGCCGCCGTCCAGCAGGTCGTCCTGGGCGCCGCCCTCGAGGCGGTCGCGGCCGTCGCCGCCGTCGAGGCGGTCGTAGCCGTCGGCGCCGAGCAGGACGTCGTCGCCGGCGTCGCCGAGCAGGACGTCCTCGAGCGCGCCGCCGTCCAGGCCGTCGCTGCCCTCGCCGCCCTCGAGGCGGTCGCGGCCGTCACCGCCGAGGACCGTGTCGTCGTCGCCGCCGCCGAGCAGGCGGTCGTCGAGCGCGCCGCCGTCGAGGCGGTCGTCCCCGGCCTCGCCCTCGAGGCGGTCCACGCCGTCGCCGCCGGTGAGGCCGTCGGCGCCGGCGCCGCCGAGCAGGAGGTCGTCGCGCGGGCCCCCGTCGAGCGTGTCGCGCCCGTCGCCGGCCTCGAGGCGGTCGACGCCGTCGCCCCCGTCGAGCACGTCGTCGCTCGCGCCGCCGTCGAGGACGTCGTCGTTCGCGGCGCCCGCCAGCGTGTCGGCGCCCTCGCCGCCCGACAGGCCGTCGTTGCCGGCGCCGCCGTCGAGCGCGTCGGACCCGTCGCCGCCGACGAGGCCGTCGATCCCGCCCTGGCCGGCGATGGTGTCGTTGCCGGGGCCGCCGTCGAGCGCCTCGTTGCCGTCGCCGCCGGTGATGCGGTCGTCGCCCGCGCCGCCGGAGATCGCCACCGAGGAGCGCGAGCCCTTGAGCACATCCGCGCCGCTGCCGCCGAGCAGGACCTCGACGTCCGAGCGCACGTCGTCGCCCTCCCCCGCCGCGCCGTCGCCAGTCAGGTCGTCGGCGGTGAGCGTGACCGGCTGGGTCTCGGCGCTGAAGTCCACGACGTCGCGCCCGCCGTCGCCCTTGAGGACGTCGCCTCCCGGGCCGTCGAGCAGCCGGTCGTCGCCCGAGCCGCCCAGCAGCCAGTCGGCGCCCTCGCCGTTGCGCAGCGTGTCGGCCGCCTGGCCGGTCTGCACGTAGTCGTTGCCGGCGCCGTCCTCGACCGTGGTCGGCGCCTTGAGGTTCGGCGCCGTGAAGGTGTCCGCGCCGTCGCCGAGGTCGACGTCGACCGAGGTCACGCCCGTGCAGATCGCGACGGTCGTCCCGCTCGCCGTGCACCCGGCGCCGATCGTCGGCCGCTTGCCCGTGTCGGAGAAGCGGATCGTCGTCGGCACCGAGGCGCTGGGGTGCGTCCCGGAGAGGGCGTTGGCCTCCCCCGCCCCGGCACGGACGGTGAGGACCCCGTCGGTGACGGCGAACGTCGCAGCCTGTGCGGCGGCAGGCGAGGTCAGGGCCAGCGCGGCGCTGGCCAGGAGGAGCAGACGGCGGCGGGGGGTGCGAGGCACGGCTCCCCGGAGATCGACCCGCCCGGGTGGTCCTTGATGGACGGTGTCCGGATCTTCGGTCGCGGCGGTCGTGGAGCTCCGCTCGGGCGTTCGGTGGCGCGCCGTTCGGGCGATCCCGGGGTCCGGAGCGGCCGTTGTCTCGCAGTGAAGGAGACGGACCGACCAACGCTCGCGAGATCCGCGAGGACGTTCGGGACCGACCCACGCTCGCGAGGTCCGCGAGACGTTCGGCCCCATCCGTTGGCGGATCCTCCGCCTGGAGAGCGGACGATCCGCCACTCGATGGTCGACGGCGCCACCAACGACCGCGACCCTGGAGTTGACCGCCGCATGGGCGGTCAACTTCAGGGTCACGGTCGGCCGGGGCCGAACCGACCGCCGCCCCGCCTCGCGTGCCACGCGCGGGCCGGCGCTCCCCCTCCCTCAGTGCGAGACGGCGAACGCCCCGCACCACCGGGACGCCTGAGCGGCGCTCCAGGAACGCCTACCGCGCCGCCAGCTCCGAGTTCAGCCGCGCG
The DNA window shown above is from Conexibacter sp. SYSU D00693 and carries:
- a CDS encoding adenosylhomocysteinase yields the protein MATSQGSARIAWAGGQMPVLRSIRDRFGADRPLEGVTVGACLHVTAETANLVQALTAGGARVSLCAPNPLSTQDDVVAALRADGCDVHATRGQDPAAGIAEVLATAPRVTLDDGADLVLGLHVAGDLPDGFLGGTEETTTGLSLLRRAALRCPVLAVNEARSERVFNDHHGTGQSVLDGILRATNLLWPGRTVVVLGYGTTGRGIAARARGAGAQVLVCEVDPVRALDARMEGFDVLPALEAAERGDVFITVTGSRGVLRAEHFARMKDGAILANAGHFDVEIDLAALGAGEQVLPLVTQHEVGGRRLNLLAQGRVVNLAAGQGHPASVMDISFALQALAVEHLVRCAGELESGVQPVPEVLDREVARLKLVSLGVRIDDITDEQRSYPGAGG
- the ahcY gene encoding adenosylhomocysteinase, with product MSAIETTDYKVADISLADFGRQEITLAEHEMPGLMSVRREYADAQPLKGARISGSLHMTIQTAVLIETLVALGAEVRWASCNIFSTQDHAAAAIAAAGIPVFAWKGETLEEYWWCTEQMLRWPDGKGPNMILDDGGDATMLVHKGTEFEKAGAVPDPAGAESEEFQVFLSLLQRSLQEDPQRWTEIGKEILGVTEETTTGVHRLYELAKQGELLFPAINVNDSVTKSKFDNLYGCRHSLVDGIFRATDVMLAGKHAVVCGFGDVGKGSAASLRAQGARVTITEIDPICALQACMEGYDVKTLDEVVETADVFITTTGNKDIIMAADMARMKHQAIVGNIGHFDNEIDVAGLQKIATRENVKPQVDLYRFEDGKAIILLSEGRLLNLGNATGHPSFVMSNSFTNQTIAQIELFTKNDEYEKQVYVLPKHLDEKVARLHLDALGAKLTTLREDQAAYIGVPVEGPYKPDHYRY
- a CDS encoding MerR family transcriptional regulator — encoded protein: MDALTIHEAAETTGWSPRMLRYIERIGLVDPRRSEAGYRLYGAEELQRLRTLRMLLQEHDVGLGEMGFALRLRRDSELEDAVEAWFEARPERPADVAADDWLAWEQVRHQRLLAAVGQTQHTTVKETSA
- a CDS encoding calcium-binding protein, with the translated sequence MPRTPRRRLLLLASAALALTSPAAAQAATFAVTDGVLTVRAGAGEANALSGTHPSASVPTTIRFSDTGKRPTIGAGCTASGTTVAICTGVTSVDVDLGDGADTFTAPNLKAPTTVEDGAGNDYVQTGQAADTLRNGEGADWLLGGSGDDRLLDGPGGDVLKGDGGRDVVDFSAETQPVTLTADDLTGDGAAGEGDDVRSDVEVLLGGSGADVLKGSRSSVAISGGAGDDRITGGDGNEALDGGPGNDTIAGQGGIDGLVGGDGSDALDGGAGNDGLSGGEGADTLAGAANDDVLDGGASDDVLDGGDGVDRLEAGDGRDTLDGGPRDDLLLGGAGADGLTGGDGVDRLEGEAGDDRLDGGALDDRLLGGGDDDTVLGGDGRDRLEGGEGSDGLDGGALEDVLLGDAGDDVLLGADGYDRLDGGDGRDRLEGGAQDDLLDGGAGPDALAGGAGDNDLADFRARGAGVTVTLGVAGGDGEPGEDDDVQDDVEKVLGGNGDDRVVAATPPRAFAGGPGFDTLELSLAPAAVTSPVLGGDDTVDDAPWFDVKGVVVDQLVGSRFGDRLTGTDGGEVLDGGPGDDVLDGQGGPDVLRGGDGEDRTSYAARSGPVTVTIDGEAGDGEPGEGDLVDTEEVEGGSGADRLTGGAGVDVLSGGPGNDALQGGPGDDALIGGVGADVLDGGAGGDALSAYDGAADTLVCDAKADLAAGDTVDKVRGCSAAAVRQRYAAPPPLTAASSPTAVTSGITFTARPVPPPVRLTRSSVVRHGSTKNDVLRGGPGPDRLNGGRGADRLSGRGGSDRVLGGVGEDRIDGGAGTDVLRGQEAPDRLTGAAGDDTLLGETGSDRLDGGAGDDAITGASGDDKASGGAGDDQLLGGFGHDELRGGSGQDVLTGDYAPDLLDGGPGNDQLDGGSGNDVLRGGDGDDRLVGGTAGDELSGGAGNDVVVVLDAGTDRAIDCGPGADVLVVAPGKEGRAKARQATGCESTQVQDRPEADPAQGTTVLTADGGEARAGGARRDKLLGGAGGDVLVGGGEEDVVWGDQRPGTAAPDLLRGGEGDDTMYGGGGPDVVEGGAGDDYVQGDAGDDLLRGGLGADTIRTGAGKDRVEAGPGDDEVRAAADGRDTIDCGTGKDRAIVDKDDRVRNCEVVRRG